One segment of Neoarius graeffei isolate fNeoGra1 chromosome 20, fNeoGra1.pri, whole genome shotgun sequence DNA contains the following:
- the mettl23 gene encoding methyltransferase-like protein 23 isoform X2, giving the protein MPMSMTDILTSHNNLDHLKCLTSNIEQILQAGGFFMKPWIYSDQSGRSELRGEKIESNTMILPNQLTEEDNKALGLGYTVDDDKLHVMVVVNFSKKKKKMRLGQDLLKEQVREQTPDPLTRRELLSQVSGLYDPLGLVAPAKQKGAILIRRAFQEAKVMYCIEDTWDAALSRELRDDAIKLLEEYAELSQVRFPRALTPPDPAERPCAITFSDGSECAYGAVLYLRWSCSHGVVVRLVEAKAKLTPLDHKGDLVKAEMCGAVFAARLKNYFQKHCRIEVKRWYHLVDSQTILGAIQRESYGYQTFYANRVGEIQSSTDIRDWWWIPGAENIADIITRGASPDDLIKKSK; this is encoded by the coding sequence ATGCCTATGTCGATGACTGACATATTGACTTCCCACAACAACCTCGACCACCTGAAATGCCTTACATCCAACATTGAGCAGATCCTTCAAGCAGGAGGGTTCTTCATGAAGCCCTGGATCTACTCGGATCAAAGTGGGAGGAGCGAGTTGAGAGGTGAGAAGATCgagtcaaacaccatgatcctgccaaaccaactcaccgaagaggataacaaagccctgggcctcggctacaccgttgacgatgacaagttacatgtcatggttgtagtgaacttctccaagaagaagaagaaaatgcgcCTCGGCCAAGACTTGTTGAAAGAACAAGTGAGAGAACAAACCCCTGACCCACTAACCAGAAGAGAGCTGTTAAGCCAAGTCTCTGGTCTCTATGACCCTCTCGGCCTTGTGGCCCCAGCAAAACAGAAGGGAGCCATCCTGATCCGCAGGGCCTTCCAAGAGGCAAAAGTCATGTACTGCATAGAAGACACCTGGGATGCTGCCTTGTCCAGAGAGCTCAGAGACGATGCCATAAAGCTCCTCGAAGAGTACGCTGAGCTGAGCCAAGTTAGATTTCCCAGAGCTCTCACACCGCCAGATCCAGCTGAAAGACCATGTGCAATCACCTTCTCTGATGGCAGTGAGTGTGCATATGGTGCCGTGCTGTACCTGCGTTGGAGCTGCAGCCATGGTGTCGTAGTAAGGCTAGTTGAGGCCAAGGCTAAGCTGACCCCCCTTGACCATAAAGGTGACCTTGTGAAAGCAGAAATGTGCGGAGCAGTCTTTGCAGCACGGCTGAAGAATTACTTCCAAAAGCACTGCCGAATCGAGGTCAAGAGGTGGTATCATCTAGTCGACAGCCAGACCATCTTGGGTGCCATACAGCGTGAAAGTTATGGATACCAGACCTTCTACGCAAACAGAGTTGGTGAGATCCAGAGCAGCACTGACATCCGagattggtggtggattccaggtgCCGAGAACATTGCAGATATTATCACCCGAGGGGCCAGTCCTGATGACCTAATCAAGAAATCCAAGTGA
- the mettl23 gene encoding methyltransferase-like protein 23 isoform X1 translates to MQKKTFTAVLTRSQLKTQSPIAVQCSPTGAAVQNLLDEKRFSSLRRLVGTVAWIWRAAKKFLHAKRGDEAKWGAIPSSSVITVSKRKNVFLELCLAAQEGVNFPNTTTDRLVVYKDQVTGILMCGGRIQAFKEDHNAVPLLPYQAWVSTLLAREAHSEGHDGAAGTLLWMRKRAWVIRGRILAQKAVDNCIICKKERARTCQQIMGDLPEERVNPAAPFQFTSVDLFGPYQVKDDVRRRASMKVWGVLFCCMSSRAIHVELANTLTTESFLLAYQRFTSIRGHPQKIWSDPGTNFIGAKPVLEEMYTYLRQLNKESLEEYAAKNGTCWTWKILPADSPHRNGAAEAAVKVTKRALQSLGGGGGLTFSEFLTVLKLAANLANERPIDARVQSREDRINYVTPNTLLLGRATQTGDFKTVDYTTYPFKRLQEMQTQVSHFWRSWSQLAGPNLFIRSKWHTAKSNVAVGDIVWLCDQNALRGQFKLARVVSVNADSKGIVRDVHVKVPLGGRAQVKTPKPTEKSWDPQGTTLHRDVRRLIVLLPVEEQVSRDQLA, encoded by the coding sequence atgcagaagaaaacattcactgctgtactcacccgaagtcagctgaagaCACAAAGCCCAATTGCAGTCCAGTGCAGTCCAACAGGAGCAGcagtccaaaatctattggaCGAAAAGCGCTTCAGCAGTCTAAGACGGCTGGTCGGGACGGTTGCATGGATTTGGAGGGCGGCTAAGAAGTTCTTGCATGCCAAGAGGGGAGATGAAGCAAAGTGGGGGGCAATACCTTCATCTAGCGTCATCACTGTCAGCAAAAGGAAAAACGTCTTCCTGGAACTATGTCTGGCAGCGCAAGAAGGTGTGAACTTCCCAAATACAACTACTGACAGGCTTGTTGTATACAAAGACCAAGTAACTGGGATCCTGATGTGTGGAGGGCGgatacaggccttcaaagaggaccATAATGCTGTTCCCCTGCTACCATACCAAGCCTGGGTCTCCACTCTCCTGGCCCGTGAAGCACACAGTGAGGGACATGACGGAGCGGCAGGAACTCTGCTGTGGATGCGAAAGAGAGCCTGGGTGATCAGAGGAAGAATTCTGGCCCAAAAAGCTGTCGACAACTGCATTATCTGCAAGAAGGAAAGAGCAAGAACCTGTCAGCAAATCATGGGTGACTTACCTGAAGAGCGTGTCAATCCAGCTGCGCCATTCCAGTTCACATCCGTCGACCTGTTCGGACCATATCAAGTGAAGGATGACGTCAGAAGGAGAGCAAGCATGAAAGTATGGGGCGTACTattctgctgtatgtcaagccgAGCCATCCATGTCGAACTGGCAAACACTCTAACAACAGAGAGCTTCCTCCTTGCTTACCAGAGGTTCACTTCAATCCGTGGTCATCCGCAGAAGATCTGGTCCGATCCTGGAACAAACTTCATTGGAGCGAAACCTGTCCTGGAAGAAATGTATACTTACCTGAGACAACTGAACAAAGAATCACTTGAAGAGTATGCTGCCAAAAACGGTACCTGCTGGACGTGGAAGATCCTTCCAGCTGACTCACCCCACCGGAATGGTGCTGCCGAAGCtgctgtcaaggtcaccaaaagagctctgcaaagccttggtggcggaggaggccttaccttcagtgagttcctgacagtgcttaaactagctgctaaccttgccaacgaaaggccaatcgatgccagagttcagagccgtgaggaccgcatcaactatgtaaccccaaacacactgttgcttggccgagccacacaaactggagacttcaaaacagtagactacaccacctaccccttcaagagactgcaagaaatgcaaacacaagttagccacttctggaggtcctggagccaacttgcaggtccgaacctgttcatccgcagcaagtggcacactgcaaaaagCAATGTTGCTGTCGGAGACATAGTGTGGCTCTGCGACCAAAACgcactgagggggcaattcaagctcgcaagagtggtcagcgtgaatgcagactccaaaggcattgtccgggatgtccatgtgaaagtccccctaggtggacgtgctcaggtgaagactccaaagccaaccgaaaagtcctgggacccacagggtaccacactgcatcgggatgtgcgacgcctcatcgtcctcctcccagtggaggaacaagtcagcagagaccagctcgcctga